A single Nostoc sp. PCC 7107 DNA region contains:
- a CDS encoding lipase, with amino-acid sequence MVQVSFNIWGNGAINRSGRINADAPTYTIIHGYQSTAGNAGNNYTPADWVVNIAQTIRQRESNANIILVDWEAGASSLYYPTAAANTRDVGNQLATYLRNSGVDATDINLIGHSLGAHVGGFAGSAYRASTGRSIGQIVGLDPAGPEFEGAATGDRLDPTDATRVTAIHTSETLGYDARLATLDLYINWNDLFQPGQISFVGNHSYAHTLYTQLLQGNSFTQSNGTLLNLNTVLNGGFLGENYNSTRNNKVIVALNLLGTTGNDVLSGGAANDTIRGNAGNDRITGGDGNDSLYGDSGSDRLNGGRGNDSVFAGTGSDRLFGDDGNDILTGADAVSGRGLGEIDRLTGSLGSDRFVVGTTTGVFYSDGNTSTSGLGDYALITDFNALEDTIQLSGVRSSYSLGSVPTGLPTGTALFLNESSLELVAIIQGSTNLSLSASYFVTV; translated from the coding sequence ATGGTTCAAGTCAGTTTTAATATTTGGGGTAACGGTGCGATTAACCGTTCAGGGCGGATTAATGCCGATGCACCGACATACACGATTATTCATGGCTATCAAAGCACTGCTGGGAACGCTGGTAATAACTATACACCCGCAGATTGGGTAGTAAACATTGCTCAAACCATTCGACAGCGCGAGTCGAATGCAAACATCATTTTGGTAGATTGGGAAGCAGGCGCTAGTTCTTTATATTATCCAACGGCTGCGGCCAACACGCGGGATGTCGGTAATCAATTAGCTACTTACTTAAGAAATAGTGGCGTAGATGCAACTGATATCAACCTTATCGGGCATAGTTTAGGAGCGCACGTAGGGGGGTTTGCTGGCTCTGCTTATCGTGCTTCTACAGGGCGTTCTATTGGGCAAATAGTCGGGCTAGATCCAGCCGGGCCAGAATTTGAAGGCGCAGCCACAGGCGATCGTCTAGATCCCACAGATGCGACTCGCGTGACGGCCATACATACCAGTGAAACTCTTGGCTATGATGCACGATTAGCTACCTTAGACCTCTATATCAACTGGAATGATCTTTTCCAACCAGGACAAATTAGTTTTGTGGGTAATCATAGCTACGCCCACACTTTGTATACACAGTTACTTCAAGGCAATAGCTTTACTCAGTCTAACGGCACTCTCTTAAACTTAAATACAGTCCTGAATGGTGGGTTTCTAGGTGAGAACTATAACAGCACAAGAAATAATAAAGTAATTGTTGCGCTCAATCTTCTAGGTACTACGGGTAATGATGTTCTATCGGGTGGTGCCGCTAATGATACCATCCGAGGCAATGCCGGCAATGACCGGATCACAGGTGGTGATGGCAATGATTCTTTGTATGGGGATAGTGGGAGCGATCGCCTCAACGGTGGACGAGGTAACGATTCTGTCTTTGCTGGGACTGGGAGCGATCGCTTGTTTGGTGATGATGGTAACGACATACTCACAGGCGCAGATGCAGTATCTGGTAGAGGTTTAGGTGAAATTGACCGATTGACTGGGAGTCTTGGGAGCGATCGCTTTGTCGTCGGTACTACCACAGGTGTCTTCTACAGCGATGGTAATACTAGCACTTCCGGCCTAGGCGACTATGCCCTAATTACTGATTTCAATGCTTTAGAAGACACTATCCAATTATCTGGCGTTAGATCTAGCTATAGCTTGGGATCTGTACCAACTGGTTTACCTACAGGTACAGCCCTATTCCTGAATGAAAGTAGTCTGGAACTAGTGGCTATTATTCAAGGCTCCACCAACCTCAGCCTGAGCGCCAGCTATTTTGTCACTGTCTAA
- a CDS encoding co-chaperone YbbN: MSKGVITITDAEFETEVLKSEQPVLVYFWASWCGPCQLMSPLINLAANKFSDRLKIVKMEVDPNPISVKQYGVEGVPALRLIQGEKLLEATEGVISKDKLLSLLDTHLNQN, from the coding sequence ATGAGTAAGGGTGTAATCACCATCACTGATGCTGAGTTTGAAACCGAAGTGTTGAAATCTGAGCAGCCTGTATTAGTTTACTTTTGGGCTTCTTGGTGTGGCCCATGTCAGTTGATGTCACCACTGATTAATCTAGCTGCCAACAAATTTAGCGATCGCCTGAAAATTGTCAAAATGGAAGTTGACCCCAATCCAATTTCTGTCAAACAGTACGGGGTCGAAGGTGTACCAGCCTTAAGGCTAATTCAAGGGGAAAAATTATTAGAAGCAACTGAGGGAGTTATTAGTAAAGACAAATTACTGAGTCTGCTAGATACGCATTTAAATCAAAATTAA
- a CDS encoding response regulator, whose amino-acid sequence MTAHLLNINQQVHPYQLKRILLIEDHDVNRMLLSDYLGYCGYNVRSLSNGTALFSTIENFQPDLMLLDLKLPDVDGYWLIEQIQQHPYLPKIPIIVVSAFAFKADQERAISLGARRYLVKPINLTALMMTIQEELACRCI is encoded by the coding sequence ATGACAGCACATTTACTTAACATAAATCAGCAAGTGCATCCGTATCAATTAAAAAGAATTTTACTAATTGAAGATCATGATGTAAATAGAATGTTGCTGAGTGATTATCTAGGTTACTGTGGATATAATGTCAGAAGTCTATCAAATGGCACAGCTTTATTCTCAACAATAGAAAACTTTCAGCCAGATTTAATGTTACTAGACTTGAAGTTACCAGATGTTGATGGTTATTGGCTGATAGAACAAATCCAACAACATCCATATTTACCAAAGATACCTATTATTGTGGTTTCAGCCTTTGCTTTTAAAGCAGATCAAGAGCGCGCTATAAGTTTAGGCGCTCGTCGTTATCTTGTCAAACCTATAAACTTGACTGCTTTGATGATGACAATTCAAGAAGAGTTGGCTTGTCGCTGCATCTAA
- a CDS encoding LL-diaminopimelate aminotransferase: MQFAQRLQPLQFNVFAEMDRAKAAALGVGQQLIDLSLGSSDLPTEAHVLEAIAQSLDDQTTHGYLLFNGTQAFRQAAADWYEQKFGIKVDPETEVLPLIGSQEGTAHLPLALLNPGDFALLLDPGYPSHAGGVYLASGQIYPMALLAENGFLPVLADIPAPVVAQSKMMVLSYPHNPTAAIAPLAFFQEAVAFCQQHNIVLVHDFPYVDLVFAETAGIGKSFPQSLVPSILQADPEKSVSIEFFTLSKSYNMGGFRIGYAIGNAELIKALRHIKAAVDFNQYRGILNGAIAALTGPQAGVKNTVATFRQRRDAFVNALHRIGWQVPSPQATMYIWAKLPSPWQNNSVEFCTQLVKQTGVAASPGAGFGKSGEGYVRFALVHEPPLLQTAVERIAKFL, translated from the coding sequence ATGCAATTTGCACAGCGTTTACAACCTCTACAATTTAACGTGTTTGCGGAGATGGACAGAGCCAAAGCTGCGGCTCTGGGTGTCGGGCAACAGTTAATTGATTTGTCATTGGGGTCTTCTGATTTGCCCACGGAGGCGCACGTTCTGGAAGCGATCGCCCAATCTCTCGATGACCAGACTACTCACGGTTATTTGTTATTTAACGGCACACAAGCATTTCGTCAAGCTGCGGCTGATTGGTATGAGCAAAAATTTGGCATCAAGGTTGATCCAGAAACAGAGGTACTACCTTTAATTGGTTCCCAAGAAGGTACGGCGCACTTACCTCTAGCTTTATTAAATCCTGGTGATTTTGCCTTATTACTCGACCCTGGTTATCCATCCCATGCAGGCGGAGTCTATTTAGCCAGTGGCCAAATCTATCCAATGGCTCTACTAGCAGAAAATGGTTTTTTACCAGTATTGGCAGATATTCCCGCCCCTGTTGTGGCCCAGTCGAAGATGATGGTGTTGAGCTATCCCCATAATCCCACTGCGGCGATCGCACCTTTAGCATTTTTCCAAGAAGCTGTGGCTTTTTGTCAACAACACAATATTGTTTTAGTTCATGATTTCCCTTATGTAGATTTAGTATTTGCAGAAACTGCGGGAATAGGCAAGAGTTTTCCTCAGTCTTTGGTTCCTTCAATTCTGCAAGCTGATCCAGAAAAAAGCGTCTCAATTGAATTTTTCACACTTTCTAAGTCTTACAACATGGGCGGCTTCCGCATTGGCTACGCCATTGGGAATGCTGAGTTAATCAAAGCTTTACGCCACATCAAAGCCGCAGTTGATTTTAATCAATATAGAGGGATTTTAAATGGGGCGATCGCCGCCCTCACGGGGCCGCAAGCCGGAGTCAAAAATACAGTTGCGACCTTCCGCCAACGGCGCGATGCTTTCGTGAATGCCTTACATCGCATTGGTTGGCAAGTTCCTAGCCCTCAAGCTACTATGTATATTTGGGCTAAATTACCTTCTCCTTGGCAGAACAATTCTGTCGAATTTTGTACCCAGTTAGTTAAACAAACTGGCGTAGCTGCTTCTCCTGGCGCTGGTTTTGGTAAATCTGGAGAGGGATATGTCCGTTTTGCCTTGGTACATGAACCACCTTTGTTACAAACTGCGGTGGAGAGAATTGCTAAGTTTCTTTAA
- a CDS encoding PspA/IM30 family protein yields MGLFDRIKRVVGANINDLVNKAEDPEKMLEQAILEMQEDLVQLRQGVAQAIAAQKRTEKQYNDAQNEINKWQRNAQLALQKGDENLARQALERKKTFTETGTALKTSLDQQSTQVETLKRNLIQLESKISEAKTKKEMLKARITTAKAQEQLEGMVRGMNSSSAMAAFERMEEKVLMQEARAQSAAELAGSDLESQFAQLEAGSDVDDELAALKASLLPPATPANQNLLPPEQTTPSQTTPPKSNEVVDAELESLRKQLDQM; encoded by the coding sequence ATGGGATTATTTGATCGGATTAAGCGAGTAGTCGGTGCAAATATCAACGACTTGGTAAATAAAGCTGAAGATCCAGAAAAAATGCTAGAGCAAGCCATCCTGGAAATGCAGGAAGACTTGGTGCAGTTGCGTCAGGGTGTAGCTCAAGCGATCGCCGCCCAAAAACGCACTGAAAAACAGTACAATGATGCCCAAAATGAAATCAACAAATGGCAGCGTAACGCTCAACTGGCACTGCAAAAAGGTGATGAAAATCTCGCCCGCCAAGCCCTAGAACGTAAAAAGACGTTCACAGAAACCGGCACAGCACTCAAAACTAGCTTAGATCAGCAAAGTACTCAAGTCGAAACGCTAAAACGCAATTTAATCCAGCTAGAAAGTAAAATTTCTGAAGCCAAGACCAAAAAAGAAATGCTCAAGGCGCGGATTACTACCGCCAAAGCCCAAGAGCAACTTGAAGGTATGGTGCGCGGAATGAATAGCAGCAGTGCAATGGCAGCTTTCGAGCGGATGGAAGAAAAAGTCTTAATGCAGGAAGCCCGCGCCCAATCAGCCGCAGAGTTAGCTGGCTCAGATTTAGAAAGCCAATTTGCTCAGCTAGAAGCTGGAAGTGATGTGGATGATGAATTGGCTGCTTTAAAAGCATCACTACTACCACCCGCAACTCCAGCCAATCAGAACTTATTACCACCAGAGCAAACTACTCCTTCCCAAACAACCCCTCCCAAATCGAATGAAGTAGTTGATGCTGAATTGGAATCTTTACGCAAGCAACTGGATCAAATGTAA
- the dxs gene encoding 1-deoxy-D-xylulose-5-phosphate synthase, with product MHLSEITHPNQLHGLSIRQLQQIARQIRDKHLQTVAATGGHLGPGLGVVELTLGLYQTLDLDRDKVIWDVGHQAYPHKLITGRYSNFHTLRQKDGIAGYLKRGESKFDHFGAGHASTSISAALGMALARDAKGEKFKAVAVIGDGALTGGMALEAINHAGHMPKTNLLVVLNDNEMSISPNVGAIPRYLNKMRLSPPVQFIKDNFEEQFKQIPFVGESLSPELGRIKEGMKRLAVPKVGAVFEELGFTYMGPVDGHNLEELIATFQQAHQIQGPVLVHVATIKGKGYEIAEQDQVGYHAQTPFNLTTGKAIPSNKPKPPAYAKVFAHTLVKLAEQNPKIIGITAAMATGTGLDKLQAKLPNQYIDVGIAEQHAVTLAAALASEGMRPVAAIYSTFLQRAYDQIIHDVCIQNLPVFFCLDRAGIVGADGPTHQGMYDIAYLRCIPNIVLMAPKDEAELQQMMVTGINHTSSPIAMRFPRGNGHGVPLMEEGWEPLEIGKGEILRNGDDVLIVGYGTMVYPSMQVAEILSEHGIEATVINARFVKPLDTELILPLAKKIGRVVTLEEGCVMGGFGSAVAEALLDADIVVPVKRIGIPDTLVEHATPEESKAELGLTSRQIAERVMEAYFQKEVSAVV from the coding sequence ATGCATCTGAGTGAAATCACCCATCCTAATCAGTTGCACGGTTTATCTATCCGGCAACTGCAACAGATTGCGCGCCAAATCCGCGATAAACACCTCCAAACAGTAGCCGCAACAGGGGGTCATCTAGGGCCAGGTTTGGGTGTTGTAGAGTTAACTCTAGGGCTTTACCAAACATTAGATTTAGATCGGGATAAAGTTATTTGGGATGTAGGACACCAAGCTTATCCCCACAAACTGATTACAGGACGTTACAGTAACTTCCATACCCTCAGACAAAAAGACGGAATTGCTGGTTATCTCAAGCGCGGCGAAAGCAAGTTTGACCACTTTGGGGCTGGACATGCTTCTACAAGTATCTCTGCCGCCTTGGGTATGGCATTAGCCAGAGATGCCAAAGGCGAAAAATTTAAAGCTGTGGCTGTCATTGGTGATGGTGCTTTAACAGGTGGTATGGCCTTGGAAGCCATCAACCATGCTGGACACATGCCCAAAACTAACCTGTTGGTGGTGCTGAATGATAACGAGATGTCTATCTCGCCGAATGTGGGTGCGATTCCTCGCTATCTGAATAAAATGCGCCTTAGCCCACCAGTACAATTCATCAAAGACAACTTTGAGGAACAATTCAAGCAAATTCCTTTCGTTGGTGAATCTTTATCTCCCGAATTGGGACGCATTAAAGAGGGAATGAAGCGCTTGGCGGTTCCCAAAGTCGGGGCGGTATTTGAAGAACTGGGCTTTACCTACATGGGGCCAGTTGATGGACACAACTTAGAAGAATTGATTGCGACTTTCCAACAGGCGCATCAAATACAAGGGCCAGTTTTGGTACACGTAGCCACAATCAAAGGTAAAGGCTATGAAATAGCTGAACAAGACCAAGTAGGCTACCACGCCCAAACTCCTTTTAATTTAACAACTGGCAAAGCTATTCCTTCTAACAAACCCAAACCTCCCGCTTATGCCAAAGTTTTTGCCCATACCTTAGTCAAACTTGCTGAACAAAACCCGAAAATCATCGGTATTACGGCAGCAATGGCCACTGGTACAGGTTTAGACAAGCTACAAGCTAAACTACCTAATCAATATATAGATGTTGGCATCGCCGAACAACATGCGGTGACTTTAGCTGCGGCTTTAGCATCGGAAGGGATGCGTCCTGTGGCTGCTATCTACTCAACCTTTCTACAACGGGCTTACGACCAAATTATTCATGATGTTTGTATTCAAAACTTGCCCGTGTTCTTCTGTTTAGACAGGGCAGGAATTGTTGGCGCTGATGGCCCCACCCACCAAGGGATGTATGATATTGCTTATTTGCGCTGTATTCCTAACATCGTGTTAATGGCACCGAAGGATGAAGCAGAATTACAACAGATGATGGTCACTGGGATTAATCATACTAGTAGCCCGATCGCCATGCGCTTCCCCCGTGGTAATGGTCACGGTGTACCCTTGATGGAAGAAGGTTGGGAACCTTTGGAAATTGGTAAGGGTGAAATTCTCCGCAATGGTGATGATGTGTTAATCGTTGGCTACGGCACAATGGTTTATCCCAGTATGCAGGTGGCGGAGATTCTTAGCGAACACGGCATTGAAGCAACAGTGATTAATGCGCGTTTTGTCAAGCCTTTAGATACAGAGTTGATTTTACCGTTGGCTAAGAAAATTGGTCGCGTTGTCACTCTGGAAGAAGGTTGTGTGATGGGTGGCTTTGGTTCGGCTGTGGCTGAAGCTTTACTTGATGCGGATATCGTTGTCCCTGTGAAGCGTATTGGTATCCCAGACACTTTAGTTGAACACGCTACCCCAGAAGAATCTAAGGCAGAATTAGGTTTAACTAGTCGTCAAATTGCTGAAAGAGTTATGGAGGCTTACTTTCAGAAAGAAGTATCGGCTGTGGTTTAA
- a CDS encoding PEP-CTERM domain protein, producing MTSIVVKIRVCAASFAVIGALGQQPLWAFSNTSLAENTEDMNFQPEATEDGKNIDSTNHDYTPSLIPQPPTATSAAPLSTYIHPYSNRWTNLQIPSPRPRQVPESSAVLGLMAIAIWFGTQYKRKQAQ from the coding sequence ATGACAAGTATTGTGGTAAAAATTCGCGTTTGTGCTGCGTCTTTTGCAGTGATTGGTGCTTTAGGACAGCAACCTCTTTGGGCATTTAGCAATACTTCATTAGCAGAAAATACAGAAGATATGAATTTCCAGCCTGAAGCCACTGAAGATGGAAAGAACATTGACAGCACAAATCATGACTACACACCAAGCTTAATTCCTCAACCGCCTACTGCTACTAGTGCGGCTCCTCTATCAACCTACATTCATCCATATAGCAATAGGTGGACAAACCTCCAGATTCCATCTCCTCGTCCACGCCAAGTGCCAGAATCTTCAGCAGTATTAGGCTTGATGGCGATCGCCATCTGGTTTGGTACACAATACAAGCGGAAACAAGCTCAGTAA
- a CDS encoding alkaline phosphatase PhoX, whose translation MTLSRRKFFTLAGTGTAGAVLLSPLQAFYAKRTLAAGPYGALQTDPLGVLDLPAGFSYRRLSETGQTMTDGYRVPGGHDGMAAFPGANGNTILIRNHELSPTSSNPLNAPTGSKYNSNARGGCTKLVVNSSRNLVEHRGVLAGTIRNCAGGPTPSGSWLSCEETFETNNGKKHGYVFEVPSSANTFVTPVPLTAMGRFNHEAAAVDPNTGYIYMTEDQPNGLFYRFVPNNSNNLSSGGTLYALRIIGSSGINTATGFPKNMPRAVDWVQITNPDPTSDTVRTAGYNSGAARFSGGEGIFYGSGYVYFTCKSGGSSGDGQIWRYSPANNTVELYIEPNNSGVLDNPDNIVVFPNRDIFLCEDGDGTDFIVGITPTGSLYKFARNRLNSNEFAGVCFSPDGQTMFANIQTPGITLAIWGPW comes from the coding sequence GTGACTTTATCAAGACGGAAATTTTTCACCCTAGCCGGAACTGGAACAGCTGGTGCAGTTCTCTTATCACCATTACAAGCTTTTTATGCCAAGCGCACTTTAGCAGCCGGGCCTTACGGTGCGTTACAAACCGATCCTCTAGGTGTCTTAGATTTACCAGCGGGATTCTCTTACAGGAGATTATCAGAAACGGGACAAACAATGACCGACGGCTACAGAGTTCCCGGTGGTCATGATGGTATGGCGGCTTTCCCTGGAGCTAATGGTAATACAATTCTGATTCGGAACCACGAACTCTCTCCCACTTCTAGCAATCCTTTGAATGCTCCTACGGGTAGCAAGTACAACTCAAATGCGCGAGGTGGTTGTACTAAATTAGTAGTTAACTCTTCTCGCAACCTGGTAGAACATCGGGGAGTCTTAGCGGGAACAATTCGCAATTGTGCTGGTGGCCCTACGCCTTCAGGTTCTTGGTTAAGTTGCGAGGAAACCTTTGAAACCAATAACGGCAAAAAGCATGGTTACGTGTTTGAAGTTCCCAGTAGCGCCAATACTTTTGTTACTCCAGTTCCCCTAACTGCTATGGGGCGTTTTAATCATGAGGCTGCCGCTGTAGACCCAAATACAGGGTATATCTACATGACAGAAGACCAGCCAAATGGACTGTTCTACCGCTTCGTTCCCAATAACAGCAACAATCTGAGTTCTGGTGGTACGCTATACGCCTTAAGGATTATCGGGTCATCTGGAATTAACACAGCTACGGGTTTCCCAAAAAATATGCCTAGGGCAGTGGACTGGGTACAGATTACTAATCCTGATCCCACGTCAGATACCGTTAGAACAGCAGGGTATAACAGCGGTGCTGCGAGGTTTTCCGGTGGGGAAGGCATATTTTATGGCAGTGGTTATGTCTACTTCACTTGTAAAAGTGGGGGTAGTTCTGGAGATGGGCAAATCTGGCGTTATTCACCCGCTAACAATACCGTTGAGCTATATATTGAACCCAACAATTCTGGTGTGCTAGACAATCCAGACAATATTGTCGTTTTTCCCAATCGAGACATCTTTCTTTGTGAAGATGGTGATGGTACTGATTTCATCGTGGGTATCACGCCAACCGGTTCACTCTATAAATTTGCTCGTAATCGCTTGAATAGCAATGAATTTGCTGGAGTTTGTTTCTCACCTGATGGACAAACCATGTTTGCAAATATACAAACCCCAGGAATTACTCTGGCGATTTGGGGCCCCTGGTAA
- a CDS encoding NF038130 family PEP-CTERM protein: MKRIFQTLVIGASMAVGVSAIASNPAQAGSLTNAIITGNDYIKYSATNTNTIADANADLATILTGDSSSPTGNVELFASSEKSPLSPTSAATTYTALKSFLDYTQVTTLSGEINGKQISLSSLTASDWFGGATSSVSTSISSALGISNSLARLAALNTAISGLYNPSNLATQWFSSTLSTYGMTANQTLFNQFLLAGGFQRFSDPNISYVNQNDTTGEIKIGLAGHYDAAALLGLTPNPQKPIQVSELVKVSYNGGPDQIRYSYEATASGLVSNDGTKSHNGNYEVSLQGIPVPIPAPTSVPEPSVVLGMLGVAGIVATQRKLKKVSG, translated from the coding sequence ATGAAAAGAATTTTCCAAACACTTGTAATTGGTGCCTCAATGGCTGTTGGCGTGAGTGCGATCGCCTCTAACCCAGCACAAGCTGGTAGCCTCACTAATGCCATCATTACTGGCAATGATTACATCAAGTACAGCGCTACTAATACAAACACAATCGCAGATGCAAATGCTGATTTAGCAACTATCTTAACGGGTGACAGCAGCAGCCCTACTGGTAACGTTGAACTATTTGCTAGTAGTGAAAAATCTCCTCTATCCCCAACCTCAGCTGCAACTACCTACACAGCACTCAAAAGTTTCTTAGATTACACTCAAGTCACAACTCTCAGCGGCGAAATTAATGGTAAACAAATCTCTTTAAGCAGCTTAACAGCTTCTGATTGGTTTGGTGGAGCTACAAGCAGCGTCAGTACATCAATCAGCAGTGCTTTGGGCATTTCTAATTCATTGGCTCGTTTAGCTGCTCTAAACACAGCAATTAGTGGGCTGTATAATCCATCTAACTTAGCAACTCAGTGGTTTAGCAGTACTTTATCTACTTATGGTATGACTGCTAACCAAACACTCTTTAACCAGTTTCTACTCGCAGGTGGATTTCAACGCTTCAGTGACCCCAATATTTCTTATGTTAACCAAAATGACACCACTGGCGAAATCAAGATTGGTTTAGCAGGTCACTATGATGCAGCAGCCCTGTTAGGATTGACACCTAATCCACAAAAACCAATACAAGTTAGCGAATTGGTCAAGGTTTCCTATAACGGTGGCCCAGATCAAATCCGTTATAGTTATGAAGCTACGGCATCTGGTTTAGTTTCTAATGATGGTACTAAATCTCATAATGGCAACTACGAAGTCAGTCTCCAAGGTATACCTGTGCCAATTCCAGCGCCAACATCTGTACCAGAACCCTCAGTAGTACTGGGCATGTTAGGTGTAGCTGGAATCGTTGCTACACAACGCAAATTAAAGAAAGTATCAGGTTAA
- a CDS encoding diguanylate cyclase, protein MKLHQREPNDSRINIVKSLAETELYITAEMAIDQHKINKQMQEEQQPMGAIINSMQHAVVVTDTHGCIQFMNSMAEALTGWQSKDAYGKDLAEIVKLIDKDIEETIENLAMLTIVTGAILHLPDNCVLVAKNGREILVGDYVAPVRDSNSNITGVVVVLQEVTQRKLIESQLLQNAFYDGLTALPNRALFLDRLKQAVERSKRRIDYRFGILFLDLDSFQEINDRFGHAMGDDLLVAIARRLESCLRSGDTVGRFSGDEFAVLLEDIKDIHDAINVAKRIQDTLGLPLTLNGNLISTTASIGITINQGGCDQPEKLLQNADAAMYHAKQQGKSRYAVFDAIDSREQP, encoded by the coding sequence ATGAAATTACATCAGAGAGAACCAAATGATTCTAGAATAAATATTGTAAAATCCTTGGCAGAAACAGAACTGTATATTACTGCCGAAATGGCTATTGATCAGCACAAAATTAACAAACAAATGCAAGAAGAACAGCAACCAATGGGGGCAATTATTAACAGTATGCAACATGCTGTAGTTGTCACAGATACTCATGGTTGCATTCAATTTATGAATTCAATGGCTGAAGCACTCACAGGTTGGCAGTCAAAAGATGCTTATGGAAAAGATTTAGCAGAAATTGTCAAATTAATTGACAAAGATATAGAAGAAACAATCGAAAATTTAGCGATGCTAACAATAGTAACAGGAGCAATTTTACATTTACCAGATAATTGTGTGTTAGTTGCTAAAAATGGTAGAGAAATATTAGTAGGAGATTATGTTGCACCTGTTCGTGATAGTAATAGCAATATTACTGGTGTAGTGGTAGTTCTTCAAGAAGTTACCCAACGCAAACTAATAGAATCACAATTACTCCAGAATGCCTTTTATGATGGACTAACAGCATTACCAAATCGAGCTTTATTTTTAGATCGATTGAAGCAAGCTGTAGAAAGAAGTAAACGCCGGATAGATTACCGTTTTGGGATTTTATTTTTAGATTTAGATAGCTTTCAAGAAATTAACGATCGCTTTGGCCATGCAATGGGCGATGATTTACTAGTAGCGATCGCTCGTAGGTTAGAATCTTGTCTTCGTAGCGGTGATACAGTCGGACGGTTTAGTGGTGATGAATTTGCTGTCCTGCTAGAAGATATTAAAGATATTCATGATGCGATTAACGTTGCCAAACGAATTCAAGATACTTTAGGCTTACCCTTGACCCTCAACGGCAATCTGATTTCTACCACAGCCAGTATTGGTATTACGATCAATCAAGGCGGTTGTGACCAACCAGAAAAATTGCTCCAAAATGCGGATGCGGCGATGTATCATGCTAAACAGCAGGGAAAATCTCGTTATGCTGTATTTGATGCAATTGATAGTAGAGAACAGCCTTAA
- a CDS encoding S-layer homology domain-containing protein, with protein sequence MRNISQYFSAISLVVLLQSFPVSVQAQSTETPSQTSSDPIQKVIKAQWMTNSADGNFYPEKLLSRAELASIMVKVFRLDKRQAVSQENIVIADVPASNRAFNDIQIVLKTDIMKGYRGNLFFPNQRVTRAEALAIFAQAYGVFQFDDSTVNDILSSHPDATSIPTWARKAIATVVSEGLINTDSQGNISPLQPMTRGDMAYVLSKYLQRQRQLPDTPEVPSVPDNTVSP encoded by the coding sequence ATGAGAAATATCAGCCAGTACTTTAGTGCTATTTCTTTAGTTGTGCTACTACAAAGTTTTCCTGTAAGTGTTCAGGCACAATCAACAGAAACTCCTTCTCAAACAAGCTCAGATCCCATTCAAAAGGTAATTAAAGCCCAATGGATGACTAATTCTGCTGATGGCAATTTTTATCCTGAAAAATTGCTGAGTCGGGCAGAATTAGCCTCAATTATGGTGAAAGTTTTTCGACTAGACAAACGACAAGCTGTTAGTCAAGAAAACATTGTGATTGCCGATGTACCAGCCTCGAATCGGGCATTTAACGATATTCAGATAGTCTTAAAAACAGACATTATGAAAGGCTATCGGGGAAATTTATTTTTTCCCAACCAAAGAGTAACCAGGGCGGAAGCTTTAGCGATATTTGCTCAAGCTTACGGCGTATTTCAATTTGATGATAGTACAGTCAATGACATTCTCTCCTCTCATCCTGATGCTACATCAATTCCCACCTGGGCAAGAAAAGCGATCGCCACAGTCGTCTCCGAAGGATTGATCAACACAGATAGTCAAGGCAATATTTCTCCATTACAACCTATGACACGCGGAGATATGGCTTACGTATTGAGTAAATATTTGCAACGCCAACGACAACTACCGGATACACCAGAAGTTCCAAGTGTGCCTGATAATACAGTTTCCCCTTAG